The Chryseobacterium indicum genome includes a window with the following:
- a CDS encoding glycoside hydrolase family 43 protein has protein sequence MKKIMLNICLLGFSGILYSQNPIIQTNYTADPAPMVYNDRLYVYTTHDEDDSTWFTMNDWKVYSTNDMVNWTDHGTILSYSDFDWAKRDAWAAQCVERNGKFFMYVPMWSNTNNKGAIGVAVGDSPFGPFHDPLGKPLVQSEWGDIDPTVFIDDDGQAHMYWGNPKLKYVKLNQDMISYSGEIVEVPMTIESFGKRDGKENPERPTKYEEGPWLYKRKDLYYLFWPGGPLPEFIGYSTSKSAKGPWKYGGIVMPTEGKSFTNHPGIIDFRGKTYFFYHNGALPGGSGFTRSVSVEELSFNKDGSVVPIKMTNGISKAIAAINPYSFNQAETIAWSENVKSYQNKAAGVFIKAKKSGAYTSVKNVDFGKKGAAAFSARVGTTHNSDVTMDVRLDGINGPLVTTVKVPLTGGDDRWETVKTELKEKITGVHDVYFVFNGKAPKDIMFFDYWIFLENN, from the coding sequence ATGAAAAAAATAATGTTAAACATCTGTCTGCTAGGTTTTTCAGGAATATTATATTCACAGAATCCTATTATTCAGACCAACTATACCGCCGATCCGGCTCCGATGGTGTACAATGACAGGCTTTACGTTTACACAACCCATGATGAAGATGATTCTACATGGTTTACGATGAACGACTGGAAAGTTTATTCCACCAACGATATGGTGAACTGGACCGACCACGGAACCATTCTTTCCTACAGCGATTTCGACTGGGCAAAACGGGATGCGTGGGCAGCACAGTGTGTCGAAAGAAACGGGAAATTTTTTATGTACGTTCCGATGTGGTCTAACACCAATAATAAAGGAGCGATTGGAGTTGCGGTGGGAGACAGTCCTTTCGGGCCGTTTCATGATCCGCTTGGAAAACCTCTGGTGCAAAGCGAATGGGGCGACATTGATCCGACGGTTTTTATTGATGACGACGGACAGGCGCATATGTACTGGGGAAATCCAAAACTCAAATATGTAAAACTGAATCAGGACATGATTTCTTACTCCGGCGAGATTGTCGAAGTTCCCATGACGATAGAATCTTTCGGAAAAAGAGACGGAAAAGAAAATCCTGAAAGACCTACAAAATATGAAGAAGGACCTTGGTTATATAAAAGAAAAGATCTGTATTATCTCTTCTGGCCGGGCGGTCCGCTTCCGGAATTCATAGGCTACTCCACAAGCAAAAGCGCAAAAGGACCATGGAAATATGGCGGAATTGTAATGCCAACCGAAGGGAAATCGTTCACCAATCATCCCGGAATCATTGATTTCAGAGGAAAAACCTATTTCTTTTATCACAACGGCGCTTTGCCGGGAGGAAGCGGATTTACAAGATCCGTAAGTGTGGAAGAACTCAGTTTTAATAAAGACGGTTCGGTTGTACCCATCAAAATGACGAATGGAATTTCCAAAGCCATTGCAGCCATTAATCCTTACTCATTTAATCAGGCGGAAACAATTGCATGGTCTGAAAATGTAAAATCTTATCAGAACAAAGCAGCAGGGGTTTTTATCAAAGCAAAAAAAAGCGGCGCTTACACCAGTGTGAAAAATGTAGATTTTGGTAAAAAAGGTGCCGCTGCATTTTCAGCAAGAGTGGGGACAACACATAACAGTGACGTGACAATGGATGTTCGTCTGGACGGTATTAACGGACCATTGGTAACCACGGTAAAAGTCCCTTTAACCGGCGGAGACGACCGTTGGGAAACCGTGAAAACAGAACTGAAGGAAAAAATTACCGGCGTTCACGATGTGTATTTTGTATTTAATGGAAAAGCACCTAAAGATATTATGTTTTTCGATTATTGGATTTTTCTTGAAAATAACTAA
- a CDS encoding alpha/beta hydrolase-fold protein, which produces MTKSIILTVSFVLSGIFFSAQTLDKQAPQGFDVENPTISHGKIDTVQYLSKTVGTTRKALIYTPPGFKKGNKYPVLYLLHGIGGDEKEWFNQGKPNVILDNLYAQEKLQPMIVVLPNGRAMKDDRATGNIMAPDKVEAFTTFEKDLLNDLIPFVEKKYPVKKDRENRALAGLSMGGGQTQNFAFGNMDKFAWLGAFSSAPNTKEPGQLLPNPQDALKLKLIFISCGDADGLMPFSKRTSDYLKKNKIPHIFYIEPGGHDFKVWKNDLYIFSQLLFKPVDKSQFSNFTVLGTPAATNIRNAQYPQILPDGRVMFKIKAPEAQKVQIDLGKKYDLKKDPDGFWTGTTDPQSGSFHYYSLLIDGVAVADPSSETFYGMGRYASGIDIPFEGDDFYALKDVPHGDIHIKNFYSKVTNSWRRVFVYTPPGYEQNSSESYPALYILHGGGEDESGWAKQGKANLILDNLIAEGKAKKMIIVMPDSNIGQAGIRNFGERNLQLFERELKESVIPFAETNYRIKKGKENRALAGLSMGGIYTLYTGIQNSEMFSGLGIFSSGYMLPALQDVADKQYKFLTENKSAFSSNIRNFWISMGGKDDIAYENGQKMLKELDNIGIKYSYKDYPGGHTWPVWRNSLYEFAQGLFKD; this is translated from the coding sequence ATGACCAAATCAATCATACTAACAGTCAGTTTCGTGTTATCAGGAATATTTTTTTCTGCACAAACTCTCGATAAACAGGCACCACAGGGTTTTGATGTGGAAAATCCTACAATTTCCCACGGGAAAATCGATACGGTTCAATATCTATCAAAAACGGTAGGAACGACCAGAAAAGCCCTGATTTACACACCACCCGGATTCAAAAAAGGAAATAAATACCCTGTTCTTTATCTCCTTCACGGTATTGGCGGAGACGAAAAAGAATGGTTCAATCAGGGAAAACCAAATGTTATTCTCGACAATCTCTACGCACAGGAAAAACTGCAGCCGATGATTGTTGTTTTACCTAACGGAAGAGCAATGAAGGATGACAGAGCAACAGGAAATATTATGGCTCCGGATAAAGTAGAAGCCTTTACAACCTTTGAAAAAGATCTGCTGAATGACCTCATTCCCTTTGTAGAAAAAAAATATCCGGTTAAAAAAGACAGAGAAAACCGCGCTTTGGCAGGTCTTTCAATGGGAGGCGGACAAACCCAGAATTTTGCCTTCGGAAATATGGATAAATTTGCATGGTTAGGTGCATTTTCTTCAGCGCCCAATACAAAAGAACCTGGTCAGCTTTTACCCAATCCGCAGGATGCCCTGAAGTTGAAACTTATCTTTATTTCCTGTGGCGATGCGGACGGACTGATGCCTTTCAGTAAAAGAACCAGCGACTATCTCAAAAAAAACAAAATCCCCCATATTTTTTACATCGAACCGGGCGGTCACGATTTTAAGGTCTGGAAAAATGATCTGTACATTTTTTCACAGCTTTTATTCAAGCCTGTCGACAAATCTCAGTTCAGTAATTTTACGGTTTTAGGAACACCCGCAGCAACCAATATCAGGAATGCACAGTATCCTCAAATCCTTCCCGACGGAAGAGTGATGTTTAAAATCAAAGCTCCGGAAGCACAAAAAGTGCAGATCGATCTGGGAAAAAAATATGACCTGAAAAAAGATCCCGATGGATTCTGGACAGGCACAACAGATCCTCAAAGCGGAAGTTTTCATTACTATTCCCTGCTGATTGACGGTGTAGCGGTTGCAGATCCCTCCAGCGAAACATTTTACGGAATGGGAAGATACGCCAGTGGAATCGATATTCCTTTTGAAGGAGATGATTTTTATGCTTTAAAAGACGTTCCTCATGGGGACATTCACATTAAAAATTTTTATTCCAAAGTCACCAATTCATGGAGAAGAGTCTTTGTCTACACACCGCCGGGTTACGAACAGAATTCCTCCGAATCTTATCCCGCACTGTATATTTTACATGGCGGAGGCGAAGATGAAAGCGGTTGGGCAAAACAGGGCAAAGCCAATCTTATTCTGGATAATCTGATCGCAGAAGGAAAAGCAAAAAAAATGATTATCGTTATGCCCGATTCCAATATCGGACAGGCAGGAATCCGAAATTTCGGCGAACGCAATCTTCAGCTCTTTGAAAGAGAACTGAAAGAATCTGTCATCCCGTTTGCAGAAACCAATTACAGAATTAAAAAAGGCAAGGAAAATCGAGCTTTGGCAGGACTTTCTATGGGCGGAATTTATACATTATATACAGGAATTCAGAATTCCGAGATGTTCTCAGGTTTGGGCATTTTCAGTTCAGGATATATGCTGCCTGCGCTTCAGGACGTTGCCGACAAGCAGTATAAATTTTTAACGGAAAATAAATCTGCCTTTTCATCCAATATCAGAAATTTTTGGATTTCAATGGGTGGAAAAGATGATATCGCCTATGAAAACGGTCAGAAAATGCTGAAAGAACTGGATAACATCGGAATTAAATATTCTTACAAAGATTATCCGGGCGGGCATACATGGCCGGTTTGGAGAAACAGTCTCTATGAGTTTGCGCAAGGACTTTTTAAAGATTAA